The DNA window GCCTACCCGCGATTGGGTCGAATGGATTGCTGCGAAGCATCCGGAATCGAAGCCGGAGTGGATTATCGAAGCGTTAGCCAGCGAAAAAGCAGTGCTATTGACACCGGAGCATTTCAAGATTGTCTGTAACACCTTACGCACCAACGAGCAAGCCCGCTTCGATCAAATGCACTGTGTTTCTGGCGTCGACCGCAAGACCCATTTGGAAGTTGTATATCATTTGTTTGCATTTTCCCGCAATGAACGTTTGATAATTAAAAAACGGATTCCCCGTGATAAGCCGGAAACTGCGTCTATCACTGATCTCTGGCCGGCGGCGGAATGGCACGAGCGCGAAATCTACGATCTGTTTGGTATAATATTTTATGGACATCCTGACTTAC is part of the bacterium genome and encodes:
- a CDS encoding NADH-quinone oxidoreductase subunit C, producing PTRDWVEWIAAKHPESKPEWIIEALASEKAVLLTPEHFKIVCNTLRTNEQARFDQMHCVSGVDRKTHLEVVYHLFAFSRNERLIIKKRIPRDKPETASITDLWPAAEWHEREIYDLFGIIFYGHPDLRRILLPDDWEGHPLLKDYVHAEFYNGMRIDATEPDRSGRPVN